In Vibrio stylophorae, the genomic stretch TTGACTCAAGGTGTACACGGCCTTCAGCTTGTTGCGCAGTACCGATTTTGTCGCCATCTTTGGTTAGACCGCGAATGTACCAGCCGCCTTCGTCATCCCACAGGTGGTTTTCACAAGCTTTACGAACGCCTTCAGCCATCAGGGTGTACTTATCAACATCTGCTTGCTCACCGCGATATTTCGCAAGTTCAACAAATGATTGAAGTGCCCAGAAGTGAAGGAATGAAACCATCGCTGACTCACCGCCGCCAAGGTTCAAACAGTCGTTCCAGTCTGCACGTAGACCTTTACAGATACCGGTTTGACCCACGTACTCTGCAGAGAAGTCTAGTGCTGCCTTCATGTGCTCGTAAACAGTCGCCACACCGCCATCAGCGTATGGAATTGACTCGTCTAGGAAGGTCTCTTCACCTGTTTCTTGAACGTAGTTACAGATGGTTGGAACCAGCCATAGGTGGTCATCAGAACAGGTGTCTTCGATGCCGTGGATCTTATCTTCATCACTTGGGGTTGGTACAACTGTTGGTGATTTAGATGGTTTAACATCCGCTTTTTCAGGATCGAACCAATCAGGATCGAATAGGTGCAAACCGTAGCCCGCTTTTACTTGACCGCGAAGTAGGTCAACCAAGCGCTTACGTGTCATGCGTGGATTTGAGTGAGGTACAGAGATCGCATCTTGCGCAGTATCACGGTAACCCAAGCCAGTACGGCCGCCCACTTCGATGAATGATGCAAAGCGAGACCAAACCACACAAGTTTCTGCTTGGTATAGGGTCCATGCGTTGATCATGGTGTCTAGACCAGCGTTTGGTGATTTCACCTGGAACTTAGCACAGCGCTCATCCCAGTGTGCTTTGATGCCAGCAAATGCAGCGTCAATTTCAGCAACGTTTTGGTATTTAGTGCGAAGTTTCGCGCCAAGACCTTTACCAATACCCAGAATGTAGGCAAAGCGAACTTCTTCACCAGGTTGTAGAACGAATTGCTTGTGCAATGAACCACAGTGGTTGTAACAAGTTTGTGCAGTGTTGAAACACTTACCTTGCTCAACGGCGAGTGGGTTTGATTCGTCGCGGTACAAACCAAGGAAGCTATCACGTTGACCGTCGTATGAATCTGGGTCAAAGGTTGACGCTAGGTAGTAGAAACCTTCGAAATCATTGGTGTTGTAGTAAAGATCGTATTCGATCACGCCATCTTTATATTCAGTACCTGCTGAGTACAAAGACATCTGATGGTTTTGGTTATCAGATTGAATGTGGCTGAATGAGAACTCAACGAATGAGAACGCACTGATGGTACGAGGTTGTGCTGAGGTGTTTTTGATCACAACATCCCAAACTTCAGCATCTTCGCCCACAGGAACAAATAGAGTCTTTGTCGCAACGATGCCGTTGTAGTCACACTTGAATTTTGAGTATGACAAGCCATGACGCACTTCATAAGTTGCTTCATCAAGGCTCTTTGCCACAGGTTGCCAAGAGATTGACCAGTAATCACCTGTCTCGTCATCACGAAGATAGACGTAGTGCCCTGGGCGATCAAATGTCGCATTTGGGCGGAATTTGGTGACACGGTTGTACTCAGGCGAGTTGTAGAAAGAGTAGCCGCCTGCGTTGTGAGAAATCACAGTACAGAATTTTTCAGTACCAAGGTAGTTGGTCCACGGCGCCGGCACGTCAGGGCGAGTGATCACATACTCCCTGTTTTCGTTGTCAAAATAGCCGTACTTCATTGTTGTTCCATCCTTAAAAAAAAAGTGTCGCGAACACTGGGTTAAAGGGGGCGATAGTTAATGCCTTGACGATCCAACCAAGGTAGTTGTCCGTTCAGGCGGGCTAAAAAGTCGTCCCAGTTGCGCTGTTTGTTCTCTGTCCAACACACTTCGGACAGAGCAATCAGTCGTGGGAATAACATAAAATCGAGGCGGCTTTGGTTGTTTACAAACTCACACCAAAGTGCGGCTTGTACGCCCAAAATATGCGCTCGGACTGGATCGCTTGCTGGCAAATCAGCAAGCGGCTCATAACTGTAAACATGGCGAAGTGGCGCTGGGCAGGCCCAGTCGGCACCTGGCTCTGAAGGCTGATAACCCTGCGCCATATCGAGATAGGTAAATTGGCCAGGCTGCATCACCACATCAAAGCCTTTTTTGGCGCAAGCCAAACCAGCTTCTTCGCTGAGCCAAGAGAAGATAATGGTGTCTTCGCTGACTTTGTCGCCTTTGGTGGCCTCTTCCCAGCCCATCATGCGACGGCCCTTGGCTTGAATTTTTTGCTCAAGGTAGCGCAGCATATGGCCTTGTAGTTCTTTCGGATCGCTATAACCATGCTCATCCATCATCGCTTTACAGGCTGGGCTATCGGTCCAAACGCCTTGCGGTACTTCATCGGCACCGACATGGATAAATGGTGATGGGAATAGCTCACAGACTTCATCGATCACGGTATCGAGGAATTCATAGGTGGTTGCCAGTCCTGGCGACAAAATGTTGTCTTCAAACCACTGAATCGAGCGATATTGCGATTTGTCTTCGGCATCAACCAAAAGCTCAGGGAGCGATTTGATCGCCGCACGGCTGTGCCCTGGAACATCAATTTCAGGGATCACTGTGATACCGCGAGCGCTTGCATAGGCAATGATTTCACGCACTTCTTGCTGGCTGTAGTAGCCGCCATGACGCTGGCTCAGAAGGCTATATTGCGGCTCCATCACTTCATGTGGACCGCGCCATGCGCCAATTTCAGTCAGCTCTGGATAGGCTTTAATCTCAAGGCGCCAGCCTTCGTCATCGGTTAAATGCCAATGGAAGTAGTTAAATTTGTAGTGTGCTAACTGGTTAATGAGACGCTTCACGCGTGATACTGGATGAAAGTGGCGAGCACAATCGAGCATCATGCCGCGATAGACAAAGCGCGGCGCATCTTTAATCTCAACACAAGGCAGGAAGAAACCATTGTTTTTGCCATGCGCTGGCGTGCTGTTAACCAGCTGCAATAAGGTCGCCGCTGCGCTATGAAAACCGCCAGCATCGGCCGCCAAAATCACCACTTTGCTGGTGGTGATATCAAGTTGATAGGCACCTTTGGCAAGTGATGTGGAGTATTGAAATAGAATTTGACCTTGGGTTGCCAAACGAATCGGCTCACCGATATGTTGGCTTAGCTCTTCCGCCAGCCATGTGGCAGCTGCATCGGCTGCATCAGCGCAGCTGGCAATGGCCACAGTGGCATTGAGTGGCAAAATCCCAGCTTTGGCAATTTGCAGCTGAGGTTTTGGAATTACATTGATATCGCGCACGCCTGGGCTGAGCACTTCATCATCTCGATGCGTCACTGTACCGATATCAAGCGGTGTGACTTCCGCTGGAATTGGGGTGCTGTCATTGCCAATGGTGAGGTAAGCATCGCCAATACCATGAGTGTGATAACGAAACGGTTCGGTGCGCACGGTAAATTTAATGCAGTAATGACCGTTAGGTAGCAGGCTTGGTTGCGCGGTTGGCTTAAAGCAGCAGTAGCTACCCACTTGGCTGACTAGCGCACCAGAAAGCTCTGCTGGATCAATATAGCGGCTATAGGAAAAATGCAGCTGCCAATCAATCAGCGTGGTATCGCTGAGGTTATGTAGGGTCAGCGCCAAAGTACTATGAGTCGCGTTTTCGCTTAGTACTGTTAAATCAACACGATAACTCATCATTTATCCTTCAACAGAATACAGGTTATGACCTGAACCTTGAGCCATTAAAATTGCCCCAGCCATGGCATCAGCTTGGGGTTCAACTAAGCACGCTTGATCAAATGGCGAGAGCCAAGGAACGATGCGCTCACCAATGCTGCCCATAAGGGCAACTTTTTGTGCACCGCGATGGCGAAGTGCGCCAAGCCACATCTCAACATCGGCTGCGGTTTGCTTGAGCATCGCAATAGCAAGGGCATCGCCTTGCGCTGCGTGGGCAAAAATAGCCGGTGAGAATTGACCGTAGTCACGGGGAATCGCTGTTTTCGACCAATCGACAATGGCGTCGATATCATGGTCAAAATGGCTAAGAACATGTTCCGCAAGTGGCGTTTTTTCGATGATTTCATCAGCTGCCAGCAATACTTGCTGAATCAAGCGCAGCCCCATCACAGCGCCGCCGCCTTGATCGGAAATGGGAAACTCACGACCACCGACAATATGCTGTTGCTGCTGAGGGTCGATATAGATGCCGCAAGAGCCAGTGCCGGCGATTAAGATCGCGCCACTTTGCCCACTGTGCGCGCCAACACAAGCGCCATAGGCATCGGTATTCATTTGTACTTGCGCAAAGGGATGCGGTTGCGCCATAAACGCCAGCCAAGCATTTTTTTGCTCGCCGCCCGCAAGCGCCATACCGACTGAGAAATTTGCGTAGTCTTGTTGGCTCAGACCGGCTTGCTCTGCTGCCAGATCAATCGCTTGCATGATTGAGGCCATGGCAACATCAACACCCAATAGAATATTGGCACTGCCAACTTTGGCTTCCCCTAGGGTGTCACCTTGCGCATTGACGATGCGAGCGCGGCAGGAGGTGCCGCCGCCGTCGATGCCAACATAGTACTTAGTCATGCTGGTTTCCTTTGGCTTGCATACAAATCGCAAGCAGATACCAAGCACCGTGCGGGATCCATTGTTCGCCCCAGCGCCAATTTTGTAGCATGTCCTCAGCTTGCCCTTCAGGTTTAAAGGCGATATCACGTGGGTTATCAAAGCCCGCAGTAATACCATTACACACGCCACCCATGGCGTTGTGGAAACCAAGCTCAGGTAGGTAATCAGGGTTGTTGTGGCCGTGGCCATCCAACATACACATATCGTACGGGTTGAGGCCGACAATCCAGTTCAAGCATTGGTCGCCATAGTGGCGTAGTGCTTGTTGTAACAGTGGATCGCTTAAGGCGTCTTGTGCGATATAGGCCATGGCTGCAAGCGATGCGATACGTGCGTTCTCGCCTTGCCACCAGTAGCCGGTTTCATTGTTCTGCGCGACAAAGAAGCTGTCGCGTTTGTCACCATTCACGTCTTTGACGTATTGGCGTGGATAGCCAAATGGGTTGGTCACAGCCTTGGTGATATTGAGCTCAAAGCTCACCGCTTGCGCGATCACGGTGCGTACTTTGGTTTGCAGGTCATCTTGCGTTTCAACCAATAGATATTGGCTGAGCGCGATCACTGGCAAACCTGCTTCTGCAGCGTGGAAATAGGGGCGTGAGCCATCGGCAGTGGCGGACCAGAAATGGGCCATCTGCTCATCGCTTTGTTGGCGAGCGCAAAGGCGCTCAGCCCATTGACGCGCTTCTACAAGGTAGCGACAGTCATCTGTTGCACGGTAAAGCTCAACCGCGCCAAGCAAAGCACAGTACTCATCAATGATGTTCTCTACGCCATCATTGAGATATTCACAGTTGTGCTCAACCAAGTGCCAGTAGCCTTTTTCGGCTGCTGCCAAGTATTGTGCTGGGGTGAATTCACCGCCAGCTGTGAGACGAGATGCTGCTGCAAGAGCGGCAATCGCCACACCTGCGCCTTGACGGAAACCGGCTTGGTAGTCATCAGACTTATGACCTTGCTGTGTTGCGTAGGCGCAAATCTCCCGTTGCTCTAAAGACTTACTCCAGCGATCAAAGATCGTGGTGTAAAAATATCCTTCATCGTCTTGCATGCGATAAAGGAAATCCACTCCAAAAATTGCCTCTTCAGTGAGACGGTAGTGGGTAAATTTCGCAAAATCTTCTTCCACCTTGAGGCTGTCAAGCACATGCAACATGTTCCAACACACCATTGGAATCTGCTGCGGATTGAAGAAGTTGCTGTAAGACAGGTGTGTAAAATACTTGCTGACATCACCAGAGGCGTCATACCAGCCTCCGGTGACATCGGCGGTGCGATCACTACCAAAAATAGGCACAGCTTTGTCGAAGCGATCAAATACGCCGCCACAACGCTGTGATTTAAAGTAATGAATCACATCTGTGAGGGTTTCAGTCATCAACACGCCGCTACCAATGACAAAGTCATGGGAGCAGGTACCAGCAACTTCAATGCGATAGTTGCCTGGTGTGGTGAACTCTGAAAAATCAATGGTGTAAAACTTTCCTTGATGCCATTCGTCCACACTTCCTTGGGCAATGACTGGCAGCTGTAATACGGCTTGTTGAGTATCGACACAGCGTAGTGTTGCGGTTTGGGTCGCAAGAGATTGCGGTGCATTAAGCACCGCAACTTTTGCGCTGAATCGTTCGAAACCGAGATGGTTGACAAACAGCTGCATGAAACCTCCAGATTAATCTTCGTATAGGTAACAACGTACGAAGTGGTTGTCTGCCAATTGCGTTACGCCTGGTAGCTTTTCACGACAACGTGGTTGTGCGTGCAAGCAGCGGCCAGCAAAAGGACAGCCCACAGATTCAGGTGTCCAAAGCGGGATTTCACCCTTATTGCCTTCCAATTTTTCATGGATAGACTTGCTTGGATCTGGTACTGCAGAAACCAATAGACGTGTATATGGGTGTTGTGGCTTGTGAATGATCTCTTCACAGTCGCCCCATTCAACCATGTGACCTACGTACATCACCGCAATATCTTCAGTGATATAGCGAGCAGTCGCGATATCGTGGGTGATGTATAGAAGCGCCATGTTGCGCTCGTGCTTCATCTCTTCCATTAGGTTGAGAACGCCAGCACGGATTGATACGTCAAGCATTGAGGTTGGTTCGTCAGCAAGAACAACCTTTGCACCCACCGCAAGGTTACGGGCAAGGTTCACGCGCTGACGCTGACCACCAGAAAGCTGATGCGGGAATTTCGCAGCAGTTTCTTTTGCAGGAACGAGACCTACTTGCTCAAGCAGTTCGTAAACGCGCTCTTCAAGTTCTGCCTTGTTGTTACCTACTTTGTTGTGAATCAACAGTGGACGTGCAACGTGGTGGAAAATGGTATGGGTTGGGTTCAATGAACCAAACGGGTCTTGCCATACCATTTGCACCGCTTGACGGTATTCCATCAGATCTTGTTTCTTTTCGATCTCAGCGATGTTACGACCATCAAAGAAGATGTCGCCGCCTGAAGGGGCGTACATCTTGGCGATCATACGGGCTGTGGTTGATTTACCAGAACCTGATTCACCAACAACAGATAGACCACGACCTTGATACAGTTTGAAAGAGACATCATTGATGGCACGCATCTTTGAGGTCTTTAACGAATTGCTGTTAATAGCAAAATCTTTAATCAGATTTTTGCCTTCAACAATTGGTTTACCTAAATCTTTGCTCATATTGAATTCCTATTGCTTTTTCTTATCCACTAACTGCAGGTTTTATTTGTTGTTGAATAGGTTGCAGTTAGAGAAACGACCTGGTTCCACTTGAGTCAAAATGTTTTGACCCTGCTTACATTGGTCGTGCACCTTTGGACAACGCGCCTGGAAACGACAGCCCTGTGGAATCTCAAACAGGTTGAGAGGGTTACCAGGGATACCGGTCAAACGAGTCTTAGGCCCAAGTAGTGGCGGGAACGAGTTTGACAAACCTTCGGTATACGGATGGTATGGGTTTTCCAAAATCTGCTTCGATGGTGCCACTTCAATCAACTCACCGGCATACATGATGCCGATACGGTCAGAGAACTCGACCATCAGAGAGATATCGTGGGTAATGAACAGAATGGCAAAACCGAACTCTTCTTTTAGCGCATAGATCTTTTGTAGGATTTCACGCTGTACCACTACGTCTAGTGCTGTGGTTGGCTCATCCATGATGATCATTTTTGGATTAAGCGCCAAAGCAATCGCAATAACCAAACGCTGGCGCATACCACCAGAGAACTGGTGTGGGTAGTCGCGCAGACGACTTGGGTGAATATCAACAATCTCCAATAGACCTTCAGCACGGCGTACTGCCTGCTCACGAGTCATATTGGTGTGACGCATAATCACGTCGCAGAACTGCTCTTCCATGGTCAAAACTGGGTTCAATGCGTTCATCGCACTTTGGAACACCATTGACATCTCTTTCCAGCGGAAGTCAGTCACTTGTTGTTCGTTTAGCTTGAGTAGGTCGCGACCTTCGAACATCACTTCGCCACCAGTGATAAATGCGGGCGGCTTATGAAGGCGCATTAGCGAGAAGGCAACAGTTGACTTACCACAGCCAGATTCGCCAGCAAGACCAAAGACCTCGCCTTTACCAATATCAAAGCTTACGTTGTTTACTGCGCGGACATCGCCCGCGGCAGTAACATAATCTACACAGAGATTACGGATTGAAATTTGTGGATCCTGTACTTTCATGCTCATTACTCTCCGACTGCCGCTGCAGGTTGCGTGCTTACGGTTTTTTGTTGCTCTTTCTTCTCTTGTTTTGCGAGTGCTTTCCAGCGCTTCATGCCTTTGTGGCTACGCAATTGTGGGTTTGCAATTTCGTCAACTGCGAAGTTAAGAAGTGCAAGACCAACAGCGATGAAGGTAAGAGCCAAACAAGGAGCCAATACTTCCCACCATGCGCCAATCAGCATTGATGAAGAGGTACGAACGTTGTAGAGCATGACGCCCCAGCTGATTGCGTTCGGGTCACCAAGACCTAGGAACGACAGAGTAGATTCCATCATGATTGCAAGCATTACGGAACCGATGAAGCTGGCACCAACGATAGAGATCAAGTTTGGTAGTAGCTCAACGAAGATGATGCGAACTGATGATTCACCCAGTACTTCAGCCGCTTTAACAAACTCTTTTTCACGAAGCGATAGGGTTTGTGCACGAACAACACGTGCGCCCCATGCCCAGGAGGTACAGGCGATTACCAATGCGATTGCCACTGGACCTGCCTCACCGATAAATGCTGCGATAACGAACAGGATTGGGAACTGAGGCAGTACCAACATGATGTTCATTGCTGCGCTGAGTACGTCATCGACGCGGCCACCGAAGTAACCTGCTGAGATACCGATGATGGTTGCAAGGAAGCACACCATGATACCTGCACCAAAGCCAACGGCTAGTGAGGTACGCGCGCCGTATACAAGCTGAGACCATACGTCACGACCCATGCGAGTTGTACCCATCAAGTGATACATAGGCTCAAGCTCTTTTAGCTCGCTCAACTCTTTTTTCAGCAATGCATGCTCAGTCACCAATTGCTCTTCGGTAGACAAAATACCAAGGTTAAGCAGCTCTTCAGCTTGCTCAAGTGATACCTTGTCAAACAAAGTAACGTTCTTTGGTAGTGTCTTTTCCATCGCTGCTAGTTGCTGCGATTTCTCTTCGATTAGCTTGGCGCGTTGCTCCGCTTTTTTCACGCTCTGCTCATAGGCACGAACCGTGATTTTTACGTTGCGAGTGTCGCTAGCAATGTTGTTTGCAATCCAACCATCTTTGTTGCTATCTGCTGCGAAAGCGACAGAGGTTGGGAATTCATGTGGCTTACCCGTGCGCTTATCAGGCGCATGTTGAGTAATGAGAGGCGCAAAAATGGCCGCTAAAATAAAGGTAACGATGATACCCAAGCCAAACATTGCTTTTGGGTTACCTTTGAGAAGAGTCCAAAGTGCTTTCATGATTATTTACCTCCCTTACGTAGGCGAGGATCGAGTAGAACAATAAGGATGTCAGCCATGAAGTTGAAGAACAGCATGAACAAAGTCATGATGATGAGCTGACCTTGAAGAACTTGATAATCACGAGCGTTGATCGCGTTTAGCATCACCTGGCCAAGACCTGGGTAGTTAAAGACGATTTCAACAATCAGCTGGCCACCGATGGCCATACCAAGTGCCATAGAAAGCGCGGTCACACTAGGAAGAAGGGCGTTACGTGCTGCATAGTTAAATACAACGCGGTTTTCGCTTAGACCCTTACCTTTTGCCATGGTGATGTAGTCTTCGTTCAGTAGGTTGATCATGTTGTTACGCATGTTGATCAAGAAACCACCGACCTGAATGATACTGGCACAGAAAAGAGGCAAAACTGCGTGATAAGCGACCGACTTATAGAAGGCGAAACTGGTCCAGTCTGGCGTCAAACCTGGGGTGTAGGCATAACCCGTTGGGAACCAACGAAGACCTAAGGCAAAAATGAAAGACATTAATAGCGCGATAACCACAGGTGGTACCGCTTGGCAGATCAACATACCTGGTGACATGAAGGTATCGTACAAGCTGCCACGTTTCCACGCCGCAAAAATACCGGCGATAGAACCAAATGCGAAAGAGATGATTACAGCACTACCTGCTAGGAACAGAGACCAGCCCAAAGCACCATTCAGTAGTTCGTTTACTGATTGTGGGTAGTTTTGAATCGAAGTACCTAGATTCCAAGTCATCACACTCTTGATGTACGTAAAGTACTGCTCATAAAGTGGTCCTTCCGTGAAACCTAGAAGTTTTTGCATTGCCGCGATACGCTCAGGCGTTACCTGGACCGTGGCGTTCGCAAACATCATGGTCACTGGATCGCCAGGCATAGCCCGCGGAATAACAAAGTTTAGCGTTGCTGCAACGAGCAATGCCACTAAATAGAACGCAAAACGTCGTAGAAAATATCCCATAACTCACACCTTACCAATCCAGCTTTTTCCTAGGCCTGAGCTGGAAATCAGGCCGAACTCTCCCCTGACGCAGAGCGCCATACCTTGAAGTTATCGTTGGGGGGAAAGGGCGGTGCGCAGACTGCGCACCGCAATTACAGAAGTAAAAAATTACTTAACTGGTTTTAGATCCAATACGTGTAGAAGACGCTCTGGGATACCAGCCCAAATGTTTGGACGGCCTTTCGCGTTATCTTCGTTCCACCAGCCAGTGAAGCGAGTGGTGTTGTATTGGTACATGTATGCACCAGACATCACAGGAACAGTTACTTGGTTCTCAGCGATGATCTTCTGGATGTTGTGCGCAATAGCAATCTGCTCGTTCTTATCAGCTGTCTTATAGAAGCTGTCGAGTAGTTTATCTAGCTGCGCGCTCTTGAAGAAGTGCATTGCGAAGCGAGGCATACCTTCACCAGCTTGTAGTGCTGAGTTGTATGCGCTGTCCCAGTATAGATGTGGATCTGCACCGTGGAAGTAGTTGGTGTAAGCCACATCGTAGTCAGCGTTTAGCATCGCTTGGTTGTATACAGAGAACTCAGGAGTTACTGCACGTGCGTTGATGCCTGCTTCTTGAAGTTGTTCAACAGCTAGCTGCACAGTGTTGTTGAAGTCAGTCCAACCGTTTGGAGATTGGATGTTCAACTGGAACTCTTTACCCGCAGGAGTTTCAACGAAACCGTCGCCGTTCTTATCTTTATAACCAGCTTTCGCTAGAAGTGCTTTCGCGCCTTCAAGGTTATAAGTGTTGAACTTCTTGAATTCGTTGTGAACTTTCTCGTCAGACCATGCTTCGAAAGCATAACCAAGACCAGAAGCGAAGTCGTTCACAGTACCGCCACCGTAGAACGCGATGTCGATGATAGTTTGACGGTCGATCGCCATAGAGAATGCGCGACGGAAGTTAACATCATTGATTGCGTCGTGTTTTGCTTTGTCCTTGTTATTGAAGTTCAAAACAAATGACTGAGTACCTGCTGGTGGGTACCAGTAGTGGTGGTTAGGGCTCGCTGCTTTATAAGTACGATCGATATCTGGAATGAATGAAGAAGTCCAGTCAAGCTCAGAGTTGATGATCATACCAAGAAGCTGATCGTTACCCGCGATTTG encodes the following:
- a CDS encoding GH36-type glycosyl hydrolase domain-containing protein; translation: MKYGYFDNENREYVITRPDVPAPWTNYLGTEKFCTVISHNAGGYSFYNSPEYNRVTKFRPNATFDRPGHYVYLRDDETGDYWSISWQPVAKSLDEATYEVRHGLSYSKFKCDYNGIVATKTLFVPVGEDAEVWDVVIKNTSAQPRTISAFSFVEFSFSHIQSDNQNHQMSLYSAGTEYKDGVIEYDLYYNTNDFEGFYYLASTFDPDSYDGQRDSFLGLYRDESNPLAVEQGKCFNTAQTCYNHCGSLHKQFVLQPGEEVRFAYILGIGKGLGAKLRTKYQNVAEIDAAFAGIKAHWDERCAKFQVKSPNAGLDTMINAWTLYQAETCVVWSRFASFIEVGGRTGLGYRDTAQDAISVPHSNPRMTRKRLVDLLRGQVKAGYGLHLFDPDWFDPEKADVKPSKSPTVVPTPSDEDKIHGIEDTCSDDHLWLVPTICNYVQETGEETFLDESIPYADGGVATVYEHMKAALDFSAEYVGQTGICKGLRADWNDCLNLGGGESAMVSFLHFWALQSFVELAKYRGEQADVDKYTLMAEGVRKACENHLWDDEGGWYIRGLTKDGDKIGTAQQAEGRVHLESNTLAVLSGAVSQERGEKAMDAVDENLYSEYGLHLNSPSFATPNDDIGFVTRVYQGVKENGAIFSHPNPWAWVAETKLGRGDRAMKFYDALNPYNQNDMIEKRIAEPYSYVQFIMGRDHQDHGRANHPWLTGTSGWAYYAVTNFILGVRTGFAGLEIDPCVPTNWPGFEVTRQWRGATYNIKVENPNGVSKGVKSITVNGGAIEGNVVPVQAEGSINEVVVVLG
- a CDS encoding beta-N-acetylhexosaminidase; the protein is MSYRVDLTVLSENATHSTLALTLHNLSDTTLIDWQLHFSYSRYIDPAELSGALVSQVGSYCCFKPTAQPSLLPNGHYCIKFTVRTEPFRYHTHGIGDAYLTIGNDSTPIPAEVTPLDIGTVTHRDDEVLSPGVRDINVIPKPQLQIAKAGILPLNATVAIASCADAADAAATWLAEELSQHIGEPIRLATQGQILFQYSTSLAKGAYQLDITTSKVVILAADAGGFHSAAATLLQLVNSTPAHGKNNGFFLPCVEIKDAPRFVYRGMMLDCARHFHPVSRVKRLINQLAHYKFNYFHWHLTDDEGWRLEIKAYPELTEIGAWRGPHEVMEPQYSLLSQRHGGYYSQQEVREIIAYASARGITVIPEIDVPGHSRAAIKSLPELLVDAEDKSQYRSIQWFEDNILSPGLATTYEFLDTVIDEVCELFPSPFIHVGADEVPQGVWTDSPACKAMMDEHGYSDPKELQGHMLRYLEQKIQAKGRRMMGWEEATKGDKVSEDTIIFSWLSEEAGLACAKKGFDVVMQPGQFTYLDMAQGYQPSEPGADWACPAPLRHVYSYEPLADLPASDPVRAHILGVQAALWCEFVNNQSRLDFMLFPRLIALSEVCWTENKQRNWDDFLARLNGQLPWLDRQGINYRPL
- a CDS encoding N-acetylglucosamine kinase, with translation MTKYYVGIDGGGTSCRARIVNAQGDTLGEAKVGSANILLGVDVAMASIMQAIDLAAEQAGLSQQDYANFSVGMALAGGEQKNAWLAFMAQPHPFAQVQMNTDAYGACVGAHSGQSGAILIAGTGSCGIYIDPQQQQHIVGGREFPISDQGGGAVMGLRLIQQVLLAADEIIEKTPLAEHVLSHFDHDIDAIVDWSKTAIPRDYGQFSPAIFAHAAQGDALAIAMLKQTAADVEMWLGALRHRGAQKVALMGSIGERIVPWLSPFDQACLVEPQADAMAGAILMAQGSGHNLYSVEG
- a CDS encoding glycoside hydrolase family 9 protein, whose translation is MQLFVNHLGFERFSAKVAVLNAPQSLATQTATLRCVDTQQAVLQLPVIAQGSVDEWHQGKFYTIDFSEFTTPGNYRIEVAGTCSHDFVIGSGVLMTETLTDVIHYFKSQRCGGVFDRFDKAVPIFGSDRTADVTGGWYDASGDVSKYFTHLSYSNFFNPQQIPMVCWNMLHVLDSLKVEEDFAKFTHYRLTEEAIFGVDFLYRMQDDEGYFYTTIFDRWSKSLEQREICAYATQQGHKSDDYQAGFRQGAGVAIAALAAASRLTAGGEFTPAQYLAAAEKGYWHLVEHNCEYLNDGVENIIDEYCALLGAVELYRATDDCRYLVEARQWAERLCARQQSDEQMAHFWSATADGSRPYFHAAEAGLPVIALSQYLLVETQDDLQTKVRTVIAQAVSFELNITKAVTNPFGYPRQYVKDVNGDKRDSFFVAQNNETGYWWQGENARIASLAAMAYIAQDALSDPLLQQALRHYGDQCLNWIVGLNPYDMCMLDGHGHNNPDYLPELGFHNAMGGVCNGITAGFDNPRDIAFKPEGQAEDMLQNWRWGEQWIPHGAWYLLAICMQAKGNQHD
- a CDS encoding ABC transporter ATP-binding protein, translating into MSKDLGKPIVEGKNLIKDFAINSNSLKTSKMRAINDVSFKLYQGRGLSVVGESGSGKSTTARMIAKMYAPSGGDIFFDGRNIAEIEKKQDLMEYRQAVQMVWQDPFGSLNPTHTIFHHVARPLLIHNKVGNNKAELEERVYELLEQVGLVPAKETAAKFPHQLSGGQRQRVNLARNLAVGAKVVLADEPTSMLDVSIRAGVLNLMEEMKHERNMALLYITHDIATARYITEDIAVMYVGHMVEWGDCEEIIHKPQHPYTRLLVSAVPDPSKSIHEKLEGNKGEIPLWTPESVGCPFAGRCLHAQPRCREKLPGVTQLADNHFVRCYLYED
- a CDS encoding ABC transporter ATP-binding protein encodes the protein MKVQDPQISIRNLCVDYVTAAGDVRAVNNVSFDIGKGEVFGLAGESGCGKSTVAFSLMRLHKPPAFITGGEVMFEGRDLLKLNEQQVTDFRWKEMSMVFQSAMNALNPVLTMEEQFCDVIMRHTNMTREQAVRRAEGLLEIVDIHPSRLRDYPHQFSGGMRQRLVIAIALALNPKMIIMDEPTTALDVVVQREILQKIYALKEEFGFAILFITHDISLMVEFSDRIGIMYAGELIEVAPSKQILENPYHPYTEGLSNSFPPLLGPKTRLTGIPGNPLNLFEIPQGCRFQARCPKVHDQCKQGQNILTQVEPGRFSNCNLFNNK
- a CDS encoding ABC transporter permease — translated: MKALWTLLKGNPKAMFGLGIIVTFILAAIFAPLITQHAPDKRTGKPHEFPTSVAFAADSNKDGWIANNIASDTRNVKITVRAYEQSVKKAEQRAKLIEEKSQQLAAMEKTLPKNVTLFDKVSLEQAEELLNLGILSTEEQLVTEHALLKKELSELKELEPMYHLMGTTRMGRDVWSQLVYGARTSLAVGFGAGIMVCFLATIIGISAGYFGGRVDDVLSAAMNIMLVLPQFPILFVIAAFIGEAGPVAIALVIACTSWAWGARVVRAQTLSLREKEFVKAAEVLGESSVRIIFVELLPNLISIVGASFIGSVMLAIMMESTLSFLGLGDPNAISWGVMLYNVRTSSSMLIGAWWEVLAPCLALTFIAVGLALLNFAVDEIANPQLRSHKGMKRWKALAKQEKKEQQKTVSTQPAAAVGE
- a CDS encoding ABC transporter permease, producing the protein MGYFLRRFAFYLVALLVAATLNFVIPRAMPGDPVTMMFANATVQVTPERIAAMQKLLGFTEGPLYEQYFTYIKSVMTWNLGTSIQNYPQSVNELLNGALGWSLFLAGSAVIISFAFGSIAGIFAAWKRGSLYDTFMSPGMLICQAVPPVVIALLMSFIFALGLRWFPTGYAYTPGLTPDWTSFAFYKSVAYHAVLPLFCASIIQVGGFLINMRNNMINLLNEDYITMAKGKGLSENRVVFNYAARNALLPSVTALSMALGMAIGGQLIVEIVFNYPGLGQVMLNAINARDYQVLQGQLIIMTLFMLFFNFMADILIVLLDPRLRKGGK